From Drosophila subpulchrella strain 33 F10 #4 breed RU33 unplaced genomic scaffold, RU_Dsub_v1.1 Primary Assembly Seq354, whole genome shotgun sequence, the proteins below share one genomic window:
- the LOC119560691 gene encoding uncharacterized protein LOC119560691 has translation MSDRDSDSESDAGPPVSHQRGQRNRRIIMRIEFKDSEDTASDPDPDDRPSCSKATRLRRNARRQEMDSDSDAVTRKSTRKLRNRHGPRSDCSSSGSEINQRPARSSRRKKVESYDEEDQDQTPSASGRLQPTPDEPDPGFSSDSSSNDLLEKCPICLLTFRQQEIGTPATCEHIFCAACIDAWSRNVQTCPIDRIAFDRIVVRDSYASRQVVREVRVDLSKSKTELALDDEAESAAASEEELTNCEICESPEREDVMLLCDSCNQGYHMDCLDPPLDEIPAGSWYCDNCIDSEGEDPDEQLELADDLSQLYEDIRGMGLPETRLRVREVQQPPRILRTRQNERIRAAVLRRTRSVVASAEDSTLSRTRTRTTTTTTTTTTTTRRTTTSTKKRPVKRRRRRRTRHRTYVVEYDLNNFDEKFALKTSKKVIRRRRRRRRRVVAPSSSDGPGRRLTASKRLAEQLGVKSDGVQRSHLSGGTASSFSLFGNANDLEYFSDSEPDVGVSGTSAGLGSTAVQTSVRIASIGAPRIRKALLQGKARIAATPSAPAPASAGDILSTILDLQDRWHDASRNLGDVRIRADGTLNLPQRPVVAATPTAALTTATSKPEEHLTHAPLYQRGGGAPNYNRGGGAGSGDNYNNRYSGNNSYRGGGGGGTSSGGGGASGSGGGASSRQSTGGGDGQGVGGFSNQNFSSPSPNNNSNSNVSSFTPFHLRFNTPNRQQQQRHQNVPPANQPTPPFRGSAPPPDPVATPSNNFPGRPPMFAPPVNHHTAPVMGMPVVLSIPPPPMPPASLPWNSPIFKMNTLQQQSPLKTNDRNADDDVDNCPNFSIYSQESQAVANASAMASGVSQGPADVSDKDDDDMNEDLVQLDDDEEDNEIPLPLGPEPEPVPEKVNDDLYQPENPTDEPDEQEIDDKSCDGEPMDESDISDQEPSSSKLGAAPSQEQEEEEEARTRLTPSPVAKEDRVTDRDRAKGVLELYDDSDWEELDIDKPKEFEKALGTEVEAQASPKPAKTKKPASNKEGDAEKDDNASGSEHEQDRSYTPCLDEKSMAEGEEEAATATAGVDHQNDSSTSPKTPSSKASQDEDEPEQAIGTDIVSDDDLNNENGSQRRSRSRGTSNEGKSKSKSRSKRNKNDTFKKIGKRQKGRNYRGDKPEPEKSSRSSSRSRTPKMRSKSPRATKSLSRSKSKSRSRSPSRNRNRRRRGSRSKSHSRSHSRSRSRSNSFNRQRFAFRGRDFQRGFVRGRGGLRFNYRNQQFHNRPFQHYGHNYHHHNQNYNHQHQHQHHQQHNYFHYNQHGQHHQFFQRPKRRELPRYDVRNVVGASRHNAKDRYGRDAMRSGRSRSGRRNSRSFSRSGSRESRGSLRSRSGSPKRLRSFSISPTPPPGTSPSPHKQGGGRRKSPGRRYARSPSQLPPPAQERAHSPVSGHSRGSRSPTPNRINGGGNRSPLYLGSPRYTPRLSRSRSRSKSPKDPPKKKKKKSDKKKKNKKRTGSGSPTTAARMRRISRQRDPFEDADDFLAPQRKRKKATGQWSPSPSPGRCDFLHDSACQDKNPSWTPPLGSPKGPGGHYNNDGALTPKKAKRKRDKSKKKKKQHPMEKQRKEKKRKRRTQTPEPLPSKEVFASGNNILVSVSFNKESTTNNAISTLGSQQQSIATMVSSREDLLSNRLGSIDHLANSNLCSAVGAIKKGKREKIRKRKKLEAKPVAIIDLERSPFQVHQEPADVIVLTDSEDATDQLSTRRERERDRDHDMMRENGQREKTPQVGSMDTIMEASYENMTQSTGPKTPPEPPLVKFNLPSKKMQHKARNNPLHEDGDDINSADELEAACSLAPEEQTPQHGHGSHDGGQKIGPNTPPESGPCSPDAYDPFEPTKSPSLSPRSPTPTLSKSLDQQAASKPASSAIGSGSGDKGDSDAAHATVSNASTSTQTQTSVLNPVELVMALVKPNQSGIIQQESEVSSAQYISSSSVSLALGIGSSTGGGLGGSGGGDSHDKASDGKSITVLSNVLLTSSSVVSSSQHIPSISSPTPPTKKLTPMPKAGGSVASSSSGVGNMPTTSGGVGGLRNGSGIGNAGGSGHALDDSFSMDIESPYSPGSADYEDLFEPPILTEGSRRGKGGASGGKVEIFDNLFGSSSPVGNTRISRYNTAAGKKSHRSKGDRKSKFKGARNPDMYDDVPNSATDLQNKDRLLRKLNRQERVVEEVKLVLKPYFNKKAITKDDYKDIMRRAVPKICHSRSGEINPHKIKNLIDAYVRKFRAKHKKLSLLNTGQVSSAVKCAAYLKKL, from the exons ATGTCCGACCGTGATTCTGATTCCGAATCCGACGCTGGTCCGCCCGTGAGTCATCAGCGGGGGCAGCGGAACCGGCGCATCATTATGCGGATCGAGTTCAAGGACTCGGAGGACACGGCCTCGGATCCCGACCCGGACGACCGTCCGTCCTGCTCCAAGGCCACTCGTCTGCGTCGCAACGCCCGCCGCCAGGAGATGGATTCCGATTCTGACGCGGTGACTCGCAAGTCCACGCGCAAGCTGCGCAACCGCCACGGACCACGGAGTGACTGCTCTTCTAGTGGCAGTGAG ATCAATCAACGGCCCGCGCGCAGTAGCAGGCGTAAGAAGgtagagtcctacgacgaagagGACCAAGACCAAACGCCAAGCGCGTCTGGTCGATTGCAGCCCACGCCCGATGAGCCCGATCCCGGCTTCAGTTCCGATAGCAGCAGTAACGATCTGCTGGAGAAGTGTCCAATTTGCCTGCTCACCTTCCGGCAGCAGGAGATCGGCACGCCTGCCACCTGCGAGCACATCTTCTGCGCGGCCTGCATCGACGCCTGGTCCCGAAATGTCCAGACCTGTCCCATTGACCGCATTGCTTTCGACCGGATTGTGGTTCGGGACTCGTACGCCAGCCGCCAGGTGGTTAGAGAAGTGCGCGTGGACCTGAGTAAATCCAAGACCGAGCTGGCACTGGACGACGAGGCAGAGAGCGCGGCGGCTTCCGAAGAGGAGCTCACCAACTGCGAGATCTGTGAAAGTCCGGAGCGGGAGGATGTAATGTTGCTGTGTGATAGCTGCAATCAGGGATACCACATGGACTGTCTGGACCCGCCGTTGGATGAGATTCCCGCTGGCTCCTGGTACTGTGACAACTGCATTGACTCCGAGGGTGAGGATCCTGATGAGCAGCTGGAGCTGGCCGACGACTTGAGTCAGTTGTACGAGGACATTAGAGGAATGGGCTTGCCCGAGACTCGGCTCAGGGTGCGAGAGGTGCAGCAGCCACCAAGAATCTTGCGCACTCGCCAAAACGAGCGTATTCGGGCGGCAGTACTGCGACGAACTCGCTCCGTTGTAGCCTCAGCTGAAGATTCCACTTTGTCCCGAACTCGTACCCGCACTACCACCACTACCACAACCACTACAACAACGACTCGACGCACAACCACTAGCACCAAGAAACGGCCCGTTAAACGTCGCCGTCGGAGGAGGACTCGCCATCGCACCTATGTGGTCGAGTATGACCTGAACAACTTTGACGAAAAGTTTGCCCTGAAGACAAGCAAGAAGGTGATACGACGACGTCGGCGACGCCGTCGCCGTGTGGTCGCCCCTTCCTCTAGTGATGGACCTGGCCGTCGTCTCACCGCTAGCAAGCGTCTGGCGGAGCAGTTGGGAGTAAAATCAGACGGAGTGCAGCGCTCTCATCTAAGTGGCGGAACTGCCTCTAGCTTCTCCCTCTTCGGGAACGCCAACGACCTCGAATATTTCTCGGACAGTGAGCCAGATGTTGGCGTCAGTGGCACTTCTGCTGGGCTCGGATCAACTGCTGTGCAAACTTCGGTCCGCATTGCTAGCATTGGAGCACCGCGTATCCGTAAAGCCCTGCTCCAAGGCAAGGCACGCATTGCAGCCACACCTTCAGCACCAGCTCCAGCTTCAGCAGGAGACATATTGTCCACCATTTTGGATTTGCAGGACCGTTGGCACGACGCTTCGCGCAACTTGGGGGATGTGCGTATTAGGGCGGATGGTACCCTTAATCTTCCCCAGAGACCTGTGGTCGCAGCGACACCAACAGCAGCTCTGACAACAGCTACTTCTAAGCCCGAAGAGCATCTAACACACGCGCCGCTTTACCAGCGCGGAGGTGGAGCACCCAACTATAATAGAGGCGGAGGAGCTGGTTCAGGTGACAACTACAACAATCGTTACAGCGGCAATAACAGTTACAGGGGAGGTGGAGGAGGCGGAACGTCTAGCGGTGGCGGAGGAGCGTCTGGCAGTGGCGGAGGAGCTTCCTCGCGTCAATCGACTGGTGGCGGAGATGGCCAAGGAGTCGGCGGTTTCAGTAACCAGAACTTCAGCAGCCCCAGCCCAAACAATAACAGCAACTCAAATGTTTCAAGCTTTACACCCTTCCATTTACGCTTTAACACGCCCAaccgacagcagcaacaacgcCATCAAAACGTGCCCCCTGCCAACCAACCCACGCCACCTTTTCGTGGAAGTGCTCCGCCTCCAGACCCAGTGGCAACACCATCGAACAATTTCCCAGGACGACCCCCGATGTTCGCTCCGCCTGTAAATCATCATACGGCACCAGTGATGGGTATGCCAGTGGTGCTCTCAATACCACCTCCACCCATGCCTCCCGCCAGCCTACCTTGGAACAGtccaatttttaaaatgaacaCACTACAGCAGCAGTCACCGTTGAAAACCAACGATCGAAACGCAGATGACGATGTCGACAATTGTCCAAACTTCTCCATTTACTCACAGGAGTCGCAGGCGGTGGCAAATGCTTCTGCAATGGCGTCGGGAGTTTCACAAGGACCAGCTGATGTGTCTGATAAG GATGATGACGATATGAATGAAGATTTAGTACAATTAGATGATGATGAAGAGGATAATGAAATACCGTTACCCTTGGGACCAGAGCCCGAACCCGTGCCCGAAAAAGTCAACGATGATCTGTACCAGCCAGAGAATCCAACCGATGAGCCGGATGAACAGGAAATAGACGACAAGTCCTGTGATGGAGAACCAATGGATGAATCTGATATCTCCGATCAAGAGCCCAGCAGCTCCAAATTGGGCGCTGCTCCTTCTCAGgagcaagaagaagaagaagaggcTAGGACGCGCCTCACTCCCAGCCCTGTGGCTAAAGAGGATCGAGTTACGGACAGAGACCGGGCCAAGGGCGTGCTAGAGCTATATGATGACAGCGACTGGGAAGAGTTGGACATTGACAAACCGAAGGAATTTGAAAAGGCGCTGGGTACGGAAGTTGAGGCACAAGCCAGCCCTAAGCCGGCGAAAACTAAGAAGCCAGCATCTAATAAGGAAGGAGATGCGGAAAAGGACGACAACGCAAGCGGTAGTGAGCACGAGCAGGATCGGTCATATACGCCCTGTCTTGACGAGAAAAGTATGGCGGAGGGGGAGGAGGAGGCGGCGACGGCGACGGCTGGAGTAGATCATCAGAATGATTCCAGTACCAGTCCTAAGACTCCCTCCTCTAAGGCTTCCCAAGACGAAGATGAGCCAGAGCAGGCAATCGGTACAGATATTGTTTCAGACGACGATTTAAACAACGAGAACGGGTCGCAGAGACGCAGTCGAAGCCGAGGGACGAGCAACGAGGGAAAGTCTAAGTCGAAATCGCGTTCAAAACGCAACAAGAATGACACTTTTAAGAAAATAGGGAAGCGACAGAAGGGTCGTAATTACCGTGGGGACAAGCCGGAGCCAGAAAAGAGCTCTCGATCGAGTTCTAGAAGTCGCACTCCAAAGATGCGTTCCAAGAGCCCGAGGGCGACCAAGAGCCTCAGTCGTAGTAAAAGTAAGAGCAGAAGTCGTTCTCCCAGCCGCAATAGAAACAGGCGACGCCGTGGCAGCCGCTCCAAGTCCCACTCCCGTTCTCATTCAAGGTCTCGATCGCGTTCCAACTCATTTAACCGCCAGAGATTTGCCTTCCGAGGACGGGACTTCCAGCGTGGCTTCGTGCGTGGTCGCGGAGGCCTGCGTTTTAACTACCGCAACCAACAGTTCCACAACAGGCCATTTCAGCATTACGGCCACAATTACCACCACCATAACCAAAACTACaaccaccagcaccagcaccagcaccatcAGCAACATAATTACTTCCATTATAACCAGCATGGCCAGCACCACCAGTTCTTTCAGCGTCCCAAGCGAAGAGAACTACCTCGTTATGATGTTCGGAATGTGGTGGGTGCATCGAGACACAATGCCAAGGATCGCTATGGACGTGACGCAATGCGGTCGGGCAGAAGTCGATCGGGAAGACGCAACTCGCGCAGTTTCTCGCGAAGTGGTTCGCGTGAATCAAGGGGATCCCTGCGCTCCCGTTCTGGTTCTCCCAAACGGCTACGCAGCTTTAGCATCTCACCCACCCCACCGCCAGGAACTTCACCATCCCCCCATAAACAAGGCGGAGGTCGTCGAAAGTCACCGGGCAGACGGTATGCCCGCTCGCCCTCGCAGCTTCCGCCTCCTGCACAAGAAAGGGCGCATAGTCCAGTCTCTGGGCACTCCAGAGGATCCCGCTCGCCCACTCCCAATCGCATTAACGGGGGAGGCAATAGATCTCCCCTTTATCTTGGCTCGCCACGTTATACCCCACGCTTGAGTCGCAGCAGAAGTCGTTCAAAGAGTCCCAAAGATCCGcccaaaaagaagaaaaagaagtccgataaaaagaaaaagaacaaaaagaGGACGGGCAGCGGCAGTCCGACTACTGCTGCGCGGATGCGTCGCATCTCTCGGCAACGTGACCCTTTCGAGGATGCTGACGACTTCCTGGCACCGCAGAGAAAACGAAAGAAGGCAACTGGGCAGTGGTCCCCGTCGCCATCACCCGGTCGCTGCGATTTCCTGCACGACAGTGCCTGCCAGGACAAGAACCCGTCTTGGACGCCGCCACTTGGTTCGCCCAAAGGTCCAGGCGGCCATTATAATAACGATGGTGCATTGACGCCCAAGAAGGCGAAGCGCAAGCGAGACAAgagcaaaaagaagaaaaaacaGCATCCGATGGAGAAGCAACGCAAGGAAAAGAAGCGTAAGCGTCGTACCCAAACGCCAGAGCCGTTGCCATCGAAGGAGGTATTTGCCTCAGGCAACAATATTCTGGTGAGCGTGAGCTTCAACAAAGAGTCAACCACCAACAATGCGATCTCCACGCTGGGCTCCCAGCAGCAGTCCATAGCCACAATGGTGTCCAGCAGGGAGGATCTATTAAGCAACCGCTTGGGCTCCATCGACCACCTAGCTAACAGCAACCTTTGCAGTGCTGTGGGAGCAATCAAAAAGGGCAAGCGGGAAAAGATCCGCAAGCGTAAGAAGCTGGAGGCTAAGCCGGTCGCCATCATAGATCTTGAGCGCTCGCCGTTCCAAGTTCACCAGGAGCCGGCAGATGTGATTGTGCTCACTGACAGTGAGGATGCGACAGACCAACTCTCGACGAGAAGGGAGAGGGAGCGGGACAGGGATCACGATATGATGAGGGAAAACGGACAAAGAGAAAAAACCCCGCAGGTCGGTTCCATGGACACAATCATGGAGGCCTCGTATGAGAACATGACGCAGTCAACAGGACCCAAGACGCCACCCGAGCCGCCTCTTGTCAAGTTCAACCTGCCTTCCAAAAAAATGCAACACAAGGCCCGCAACAATCCGCTTCACGAAGACGGTGATGACATTAACTCTGCAGACGAGCTGGAAGCAGCCTGTTCTCTGGCTCCCGAGGAGCAGACGCCTCAGCACGGTCATGGCAGCCATGATGGCGGCCAGAAGATCGGTCCGAACACACCCCCAGAGTCGGGACCATGCTCGCCAGATGCCTACGATCCGTTTGAGCCGACCAAGTCGCCCTCCCTTTCGCCACGATcgccgacaccaacattgagCAAAAGCCTGGATCAGCAAGCAGCTAGCAAGCCGGCGAGTAGTGCAATTGGATCGGGATCTGGTGACAAGGGGGACAGCGATGCCGCCCATGCAACCGTGTCCAATGCCAGCACCAGCACTCAGACCCAGACAAGCGTCCTTAATCCGGTTGAATTGGTAATGGCACTAGTGAAGCCTAACCAGAGCGGCATCATCCAGCAGGAAAGTGAGGTGAGCTCCGCTCAGTATATTAGCAGCAGCTCCGTCAGCCTTGCTTTGGGCATTGGGTCCAGCACGGGTGGAGGCCTGGGAGGTTCCGGCGGAGGTGATAGTCATGACAAGGCATCCGATGGCAAATCCATTACCGTTCTCTCTAACGTGCTGCTCACAAGCAGCAGCGTGGTGTCCAGCTCGCAGCACATACCTTCTATTTCTAGTCCCACGCCGCCCACGAAGAAGCTCACTCCCATGCCCAAGGCCGGAGGGAGTGTGGCCAGTAGCAGCAGTGGCGTTGGCAACATGCCCACTACGAGTGGTGGAGTAGGTGGCCTGCGGAACGGTAGCGGCATCGGGAATGCCGGAGGATCCGGCCACGCTCTAGACGACTCTTTCAGCATGGATATCGAGAGCCCCTACTCGCCTGGTTCGGCGGATTACGAGGATCTGTTCGAGCCACCCATCTTAACGGAGGGCAGCAGGCGAGGAAAGGGTGGAGCGTCTGGAGGCAAGGTAGAAATTTTCGATAACCTATTTGGAAGCAGTTCCCCCGTAGGCAACACCCGGATATCGCGATACAACACAGCGGCGGGCAAGAAATCGCATCGCAGCAAAGGCGACCGcaaatcaaaatttaaag GTGCACGAAATCCTGATATGTATGACGATGTGCCGAATTCGGCAACGGATCTACAAAATAAGGACAGA CTTTTACGCAAGTTAAATCGACAGGAACGTGTCGTTGAGGAGGTAAAATTAGTGTTAAAGCCGTACTTTAACAAGAAAGCGATTACTAAGGATGACTACAAGGACATCATGCGGAGAGCTGTGCCCAAG ATCTGCCACAGTCGGTCTGGTGAAATTAATCCACACAAGATTAAAAATCTTATAGACGCCTATGTAAGGAAATTCCGAGCTAAGCACAAGAAGTTAAGCCTCCTTAATACAGGACAAGTTAGTAGTGCGGTTAAATGTGCCGCCTATTTAAAGAAACTTTAA
- the LOC119560701 gene encoding splicing factor 3A subunit 3 translates to METLLEQQRRYHEERERLVKLMVDEHATKKPGEKERIHSEHRLKYLMELHHNATSQLRDLYEDKDNERKAEIAALSGPNEFNEFYARLKQIKQFYKSHPAEVSVPLSVEFDEMIRVYNNPDDMSALVEFTDEEGGGRYLDLNECYELYLNLRAVEKLDYINYLMSFDHVFDIPRERKNREYRKYIETLNDYLHHFILRIQPLLDLEGELLKVELDFQRQWLLGTFPGFSLKETESALANTGAHLDLSAFSSWEELASLGLDRLKSALVALGLKCGGTLEERAQRLFSTKGKSTLDPALMAKKPSAKTASAQSREHERHKEIAQLEALLYKYAELLSEQRAATKENVQRKQARTGGERDDSDVEASESDNDDDPDADDMPYNPKNLPLGWDGKPIPYWLYKLHGLNISYNCEICGNFTYKGPKAFQRHFAEWRHAHGMRCLGIPNTAHFANVTQIEDAITLWEKLKSQKQSERWIADQEEEFEDSLGNVVNRKTFEDLKRQGLL, encoded by the coding sequence ATGGAGACGCTCCTGGAGCAACAGCGACGCTACCACGAGGAGCGCGAGCGCCTGGTTAAACTGATGGTGGACGAGCATGCGACCAAGAAGCCGGGCGAAAAGGAGCGCATCCACTCGGAGCATCGGCTGAAGTACCTCATGGAACTGCACCACAACGCCACGTCCCAGCTGCGCGACCTCTACGAGGACAAGGACAACGAGCGGAAGGCGGAGATCGCCGCTCTTTCGGGACCTAACGAGTTCAACGAGTTCTACGCCCGCCTCAAGCAAATCAAGCAGTTCTACAAGTCCCATCCGGCAGAGGTCAGTGTACCGCTGTCCGTAGAGTTCGACGAGATGATCCGGGTGTACAACAATCCGGACGACATGAGCGCCCTGGTGGAGTTCACGGATGAGGAGGGTGGCGGCCGGTATCTGGACCTCAACGAGTGCTACGAGCTCTATCTTAATCTGCGGGCGGTTGAAAAGTTGGATTATATCAATTACCTGATGTCCTTTGACCATGTTTTCGACATCCCGCGAGAACGCAAGAACCGCGAGTACCGCAAGTACATAGAGACCCTCAACGACTACCTGCACCACTTCATCCTGCGAATCCAGCCCTTGCTCGATTTGGAGGGGGAGCTGCTGAAGGTGGAGCTGGATTTTCAGCGCCAGTGGCTGCTAGGTACATTCCCCGGCTTCTCGCTCAAGGAGACAGAATCTGCGCTGGCCAACACCGGCGCCCACCTCGATCTCTCCGCCTTCTCCAGCTGGGAGGAGCTGGCATCGTTGGGACTAGATCGTTTGAAATCGGCTTTGGTGGCCTTGGGGCTAAAATGCGGCGGCACCCTGGAGGAGCGCGCTCAGCGGCTATTCTCAACCAAGGGAAAGAGCACTTTGGATCCCGCTCTGATGGCCAAGAAGCCCAGCGCAAAGACCGCCAGTGCGCAATCACGGGAGCACGAACGCCACAAGGAAATTGCCCAACTGGAGGCACTGCTCTACAAGTATGCGGAGCTTCTATCCGAGCAGAGAGCGGCCACCAAGGAGAATGTCCAGAGAAAACAGGCTCGGACCGGCGGCGAGCGGGACGACAGCGATGTGGAGGCCAGCGAGTCGGATAACGACGACGATCCCGATGCGGACGACATGCCCTATAATCCGAAAAACCTGCCGCTTGGATGGGACGGAAAACCTATCCCTTACTGGCTGTACAAGTTGCACGGCCTGAACATCAGCTACAACTGCGAGATCTGCGGAAATTTCACCTACAAGGGTCCCAAGGCCTTCCAACGCCACTTTGCCGAGTGGCGACACGCGCATGGCATGCGCTGTCTGGGCATCCCGAACACCGCCCATTTCGCTAATGTAACACAGATCGAGGACGCGATCACGCTGTGGGAGAAGCTTAAGTCGCAGAAGCAGAGTGAACGATGGATCGCCGACCAGGAGGAGGAGTTCGAGGACTCGCTGGGCAACGTAGTCAACAGAAAGACGTTCGAGGATCTAAAACGCCAGGGACTGCTCTAG
- the LOC119560501 gene encoding V-type proton ATPase subunit E produces the protein MALSDADVQKQIKHMMAFIEQEANEKAEEIDAKAEEEFNIEKGRLVQQQRLKIMEYYEKKEKQVELQKKIQSSNMLNQARLKVLKVREDHVSSVLDDARKRLGEVTQKQTEYQTVLTKLIVQGLFQVMEPKVILRCRQVDVPLVRDVLPSAVEQYKAGIQQNVDLFIDEKDFLSADTCGGVELLALNGRIKVPNTLESRLELISQQLVPEIRNALFGRNVNRKFTD, from the exons ATGGCACTGAGCGATGCTGATGTACAGAAACAG ATCAAACACATGATGGCGTTCATTGAGCAGGAGGCCAATGAAAAAGCCGAGGAGATCGACGCCAAGGCCGAGGAGGAGTTCAACATCGAGAAGGGACGCCTCGTCCAGCAGCAGCGCCTCAAGATCATGGAGTACTACGAGAAGAAGGAGAAGCAGGTGGAGCTGCAGAAGAAGATCCAGTCCTCCAACATGCTCAACCAGGCTCGCCTGAAG GTGCTGAAAGTGCGCGAGGACCATGTGAGCAGCGTGCTGGATGATGCCCGCAAGCGTCTCGGCGAGGTCACCCAGAAGCAGACCGAGTACCAGACTGTGCTGACCAAGCTAATCGTCCAGGGCCTGTTCCAGGTCATGGAGCCCAAGGTGATCCTGCGCTGCCGACAGGTCGATGTGCCCCTGGTGCGCGATGTCCTGCCCAGTGCTGTGGAGCAGTACAAGGCCGGGATCCAACAGAACGTTGATCTGTTCATCGACGAGAAAGACTTCCTATCTGCTGATACCTGCGGCGGTGTTGAGCTGCTGGCCCTGAACGGACGCATCAAG GTGCCCAACACCCTGGAGTCCAGATTAGAGCTCATTTCGCAGCAGCTGGTGCCCGAGATTCGTAACGCCCTCTTCGGCCGCAACGTCAATCGTAAATTCACCGACTAA
- the LOC119560702 gene encoding mitotic spindle assembly checkpoint protein MAD2B, producing the protein MQAENEADIIVEAIEVLVNHILYVRGIYPAHIFKKKRMYNTPVFVSIYPPLNNYLSGVLRSAQELLRRRELQCLELIVYQKESKQLESYKMSSVPRGDGQLADDHLMEFEQKMRSAIYQISERMNQVGKFPAGSCQFKIHLHTTQEAFIRLSHESQYQEFPWLQAQNQEPQSPSGTVSLLPLATVETVGLKMEALILN; encoded by the coding sequence ATGCAGGCCGAGAATGAGGCCGACATCATCGTGGAGGCGATAGAGGTGCTGGTTAATCACATTCTCTATGTGCGGGGTATATACCCCGCGCACATATTTAAAAAGAAGCGAATGTACAATACACCGGTCTTTGTCTCAATCTACCCGCCGCTCAATAACTACCTCAGCGGCGTTTTAAGATCCGCTCAAGAACTTCTTCGCCGCAGGGAGCTGCAGTGCCTGGAGCTGATAGTGTATCAGAAAGAAAGTAAGCAGTTGGAGAGCTACAAAATGTCATCTGTTCCCCGGGGGGATGGCCAATTGGCGGATGATCATTTAATGGAGTTCGAGCAGAAAATGCGCTCTGCCATCTACCAAATATCCGAACGGATGAATCAAGTCGGCAAATTTCCTGCAGGAAGCTGCCAGTTTAAAATACACCTGCACACGACGCAGGAGGCATTCATTCGCCTCAGCCACGAATCCCAGTACCAGGAGTTCCCTTGGCTCCAAGCGCAGAATCAAGAACCGCAGTCACCATCCGGAACTGTTTCCCTGTTACCCTTGGCTACGGTGGAGACTGTGGGATTGAAAATGGAGGCACTCATCCTTAACTAA